A segment of the Amia ocellicauda isolate fAmiCal2 chromosome 5, fAmiCal2.hap1, whole genome shotgun sequence genome:
GAAAGAGAAAGCCAAAGGTAAAGACAGTATAAGGTGCAGTGCTGAGAAGTTTCAAAGTGCCTTTGTACCATCCATTAATACTGCATGGACAGAGTTGTCCATTGTTAGGaggcattataattattattattattattattattattattatttttaaaggatacaaatagaaaaaaatggaAATAGGGGCTGTGAGCTAACAGCCTTGGTTTCACATTGCCACCATTTAAAGTATCTCGATCAGTCTGCCCTATGAGGCAAtctaaatggggggggggggggggggtagagaTTTGCCAAACCTTTTAGGGCAATCACCAATCAAAATCAAATTTTACTCAACAAactaaatgtttaattatatttttatatatacccCTTGATactagctaaaaaaaaaaacaagctatCTTCGACCAAGTCATAACACAAAATGCAGGGAATAATTACTATTAGTCTTATACCCTGTATTTGTGTCTTATTGTACACTATCCTTCTGTATGAGATGATGACGAGATTTCCATTCAAAAGCCCTCAAGCAATCAATCAAACTATTCCAATGAATAATCAGCACACCAGCTACTGATGTATAATAAGATACTCTctaataataaaagtacattGTTATCCTGAAGCATGATGCCATACAGCTTATTTGCAGATTGAcaataagaacaataataaaaacacagatgGTAGACCAGCATTTTTGTATGAAAATACCTACTGCTTTGTTTTCCACACAGAATCCTGTCAAATTAATTAGGATATCAAATTgaagtttttaaaaatgtatttctgcatTTATTGATGGGACAATTTGCTCAAGCTTCagtcttttttaaaatattaaatgtttattgtAGTTAAGATAATCATTGTCaccattttcttttgtattattatagtttACATTTAGCTAGTAGCTGTATTGTTATGTGACACGAGAAGTTAAATGATTGATTCACTTAGTAGgaataatttgattacaaaCTGGTTTCCACTGTTAAATTTGCAGGGCCTTGCCAATAGGAAAGCACAAGGAAATCTGGAATAGCATTCAATCTGTATCCAGTTGCTCCGGGTAGTTCAGTGCTGCAAGTTAGAAATACAGAGATGTGGATCGATGACATTGAAGTCACCAGCCAAATCAAGATCTGAACCTTGACACCCCTGGCCTGAACAGAGTTCACTTGCTTATAACCTCAAACTAATGTAACCAACTCTCCCTTCACCAAAGAGCAAGTAATCCaagtggtgttgtgtgtgtgtgtgtgtgtgtgtgtgtgtgtgtgtgtgtgatttaagGGGGGGGTGCATTCCAAGTAGTACTATACAGTTGAGTCCTAACGGAAAGGGTGTGGAGGGAGAGCCACAGGATTCCTGTCAGGCAGGCAGGACAAGAGGGGGGGAAAGCAAACGGAGGTGCGGGGCGGCGGGGGTGATGGGGTTGACCGGTGGGTGACGACCAGCAACTTCTACTGGGATTTCTTGTCCTCTGGTGGGGAGTAGGGAGGAGGCTTGTCCTATGaattggaaagaaagaaaaagatcaaATACCCATCAATATTCATTGCCCATTCCAATCCAGTGGCTCCAATATTTATAAGTGTTCAGTTTTATTAGTAGTATCCCCAACAAACAGGGATtcagtattcacacccttcaatacattatttatgttCTTCTGCTCTAAATGTCCAGCTCCGGTGCTCTCTCTGTCTAGGCCTGGGCCCTGTCTTAGTTGAATCCTTATCTGGGGTTTGTATTGGACTTCAGCCAAGCCCTACACTGCTGTCTATATTCTCCAGGCCTGAGGATTTTTTAATATGTCCTCATGTGTTGGTATGTATGTATACTTTAAATATCTGTGGTCTTTCTGTTcaattatatacagtgagggaaaaaagtatttgatcccctgctgattttgtatgtttgcccactgacgaagaaatgatcagtctataattttaatggtaggtgtattttaacagtgagagacagaataacaacaaaaattccagaaaaacgcatttcaaaaaagttatatattgatttgcatgttaatgagggaaataagtatttgaccccttcgacttagtacttggtggcaaaacccttgttggcaatcacagaggtcagacgtttcttgtagttggccaccaggtttgcacacatctcaggagggattttgtcccactcctctttgcagatcctctccaagtcattaaggtttcgaggctgatgtttggcaactcgaaccttcagctccctccacagattttctatgggattaaggtctggagactggctaggccactccaggaccttaatgtgcttcttcttgagccactcctttgttgccttggctgtgtgttttgggtcattgtcatgctggaatacccatccacgacccattttcaatgccctggctgagggaaggaggttctcacccaagatttgacagtacatggccccgtccatcgtccctttgatgcggtgcatgcgggagactgacagttattttgtgtttcttccatttgcgaataatcgcaccaactgttgtcaccttctcaccaagctgcttggcgatggtcttgtagcccattccagccttgtgtaggtctacaatcttgtccctgacatccttggacagctctttggtcttggccatggtggagagtttggaatctgattgattgattgcttctgtggacaggtgtcttttatacaggtaacgagctgagattaggagcactccctttaagagagtgctcctaatctcagctcgttacctgtataaaagacacctgggagccagaaatcttgctgattgataggggatcaaatacttatttccctcattaacatgcaaatcaatttatatagtttttgaaatgcgtttttctggattttgttgttgttattctgtctctcactgttaaaatacacctaccattaaaattatagactgatcatttctttgtcagtagtcaaacatacaaaatcagcaggggatcaaatacttttttccctcactgtatatatttcaaaCTTTTAACAATTCAAAGTGAAACCTTCACCAAAGGACTAAATGTTCCGTTTTTCAGGATGTGACATTTCATCATCTACCAAATAACGAAAATGACTAGAACCCACTGAAGCACAGTTTTGTGGTTAATAGTCCAGTGACAACAGTGTAGCGACTGATCTTTGCAATACTTGATTAAGCAAGCTTCAATGAAATAAAGATTGGTAGAAGCACTGACAAATGTTACCCATCAACCTCTGCTGCTCTCCCCCACTACTAAATTTCATTTAGACAGTGCATAATGGTAATTACATGCATTACTAATTTGTGTCATTTCGCAATCAACAAATGTACCCATTTTAATCAAGAAAGTTAAAGGGGGAGTaggtacacacacaaaaacagaagcTGTAATGATATGATTAACTCGTACAGCTATGAAAGGAAAGCACTGATGACCAAATCTTGCAAATTGCAGTCTTTTATCCTTCGGCAGCTATAGAGTGTTGGGTAAGATCCCTGTAGTACCTTGCCTGCTCTCTAGCCAGTTTCATGTAATTTAAAGGTAACTGCTCCGCTAATTACTGGTCAATCATTGTCACGTCATGCATCTCACTTTGTTtgactttaaatatttaaatccaaattaacaggatatgaattaaaaaaaaaaaagttttagaaaTGCTGCCATACCAAATTACCAAGTTGGCTGGGGACAATTAGTAACATGTAAAATATGTACAAGGAGATTATTTGGAACAAAACTCGATGTAATATtttgaagaaatatatattctttaatcCTCATAAAATGCTTGCAAAGTAAGCATGTTTGCTGTAACAGGTAAGAAGTCTGCCCAATATTTAACTTTTATACCCAAGCATAACAATACAACCGACTGTAGCCACATTACTTGGACAAAGTCTAACCATGTTGTTCAGAGAGAGCAAGAAAGAGATATAATTAGATTTGTAGATGCAAAAGGAAACCAGAAATGGTGGCAGTGCTCACCTGGGGCATGTAGACGTGGGGCCCAGGAGAGGAGTAGGTCCCGCTCGCTGCTGCCTCTGCTGCTTTAGCTTGTGCTGCGTGAATGACAAGAAAGCCAAGGATGCATTAGCCTACATGAGTGACAATATGGCACAAAATCAGTGTGTTGCAATAATAAAGTCAAATTATACACTGTATTGGAAGATAAGAGAGCAATCAAGATTAAGTTTCAGATACAAATTAACTAAAATCTATAATTAAGTAGAATTAGTAGGGTAGCAAGTTCTCTAATAACATTGGTTTTAAAAATTGGTACTGCTATTTGAAGATACCTTCATGATTGTGCTCAAGATTACAGATTTTTTGactaacaaaatatgtaaataatataCTGTCTACATATGTAAGGTGCAGTAACACATTGCAGTTGTTCATAGGAAGCTACATCAAAATATATTCATGCAAAAGGTACAGCAAATCTaagaaattaaaagcaaaataacTGAACACCACATGTgattaaatgcatattttaaccCAAGCTGCATATTaataccccccaccccacaccccCATTTCCACAATGGACATTGTTCTTCCTGCTACCTGCTGTAGTGTTAGGCAGGCTTGGGTCCAGAGAAGGTTGGTCCATTGGTTCGGAATAGGGAGGGGGTGGCATGTAAGCTGCAGCATTGTCAAAATTAGGAGGACCAGGATAAAACCCAGCTAATAAGGGGGGGGACAAAAAAAGAGAGATCTGATCAGAGAGAGATATAAACACATTGCTAATCTATAAAGACAAACATTCACAATACAACACGTAACACTTCCGTAAAATTAAACTATGTTTTCATTCCCATAGTTTAAACAAGGTATATCACTGTTTCTGTCAAAGAACTGTCCCGCTCTTGCTACACCCTCGAGATGTTGGAGCACTGACCTGGTGCTGGTGGAGGTGGGTAGGTATAGCCTGGTGGAGGTCCACCATACATCCCGTTGGCAGGGGGGGGCTGGTAGGCAAAGGCTCCATTGGCCATATAGGGGCACCCATAAGCACCAATCACGGGCTGCCCTCTGGAAGCTGGAAGAGACGGGGGGGGAAGTAGGTGTCATCATCCTTGCCTGACACAAGAGACCCAATCCGTCACTCACCGAAAGAGGAAATAATGGCTCTCCTACCTTGTGATGCCACCTGGAGCATGTACTGCCCAAACTCAATTGCGCCTCCAGAATTAAACACAAGTTTGAAGTTTGCAACACCTTCCCAGCCCCCTGCAAAAAAGATGCCACGTGTTGTAAAATCCTGCTTAATGGTCTGTGAACAAAATCCCTAATAACACCAAGCCTATGTGAAATATTAATTCAGTACATATGCaatgcaaaaaatattttattattagatATAGATCAGAGTGCAATATTCTTTTCAATCATAATGGCCTCTTCTTCGCAACAGACACCTCGCAGAAATCATGGTCAATGCTGGCCAGAACCGCTGTGTAAAAATTCATCATATGGGCTTTAGAAGACCCATGATATCTACTATGATGACCAGACAGACAGCAGGAAGATGCCGTACCTCCGGCTTCAGCAGTCACAGTTCCCTTGATGTAGTTGGCCCCAAGGACTGGCTGCT
Coding sequences within it:
- the wbp2 gene encoding WW domain-binding protein 2; protein product: MALNKNNSDCGGLIINNSESILMTYDNVELSFTDAETLPEAFRKSKKGSVYMTPFRVIFLTKGKDSMTSFMMPFYLMKGCEVKQPVLGANYIKGTVTAEAGGGWEGVANFKLVFNSGGAIEFGQYMLQVASQASRGQPVIGAYGCPYMANGAFAYQPPPANGMYGGPPPGYTYPPPPAPAGFYPGPPNFDNAAAYMPPPPYSEPMDQPSLDPSLPNTTAAQAKAAEAAASGTYSSPGPHVYMPQDKPPPYSPPEDKKSQ